Part of the Pseudomonas chlororaphis genome, ACTCGCCCACGCCTGGGGCGGCGATGAGCAATTCCGTCAACGCCGCTTCCGGCCAGCCGCCACTCGGCAAGGCCGCATCCAGCGCAGCATGCCCGGTAGGTTGCGGGCTGGCGGCTGGAGGCGCGGGCCGGCCCTTCCAGACCTGGCCCGCATTGAACAGCGTGTCCAGCGCGACGACAGCGCCCATCAGCCTTGCCTCAACAGGCCGCAGAACACGCCTTCGATGGCCAGGTCCTGATCGGCTTCGACAATGATCGGCTGATAAGCCGGGTTGCGCGGCAGCAGGCGCACGCGCTCGCCGATCCGCTCGAAACGCTTGATGGTGACCTCACCGTCGAGCCGCGCCACGACAATCTGGCCATTGGCGGCCTGGGGGGTGCGTTGTACACCCACGAGGTCACCGTCGAGGATGCCGTCCCCGATCATCGAGTCGCCCTGCACCCGCAGCAGGTAATCCGGCGCCTTGGTGAACATCGCCGGGTCCAGCATCAGGCGGCTGTGGACGTCGGCGTCGGCGCCAATCGGCAAGCCGGCCGCCACCCGCCCCAGCACCGGCACGTCCAGCAATTCGGGCCGCGGTGGCTGGTTCAACAACCGGATGCCTCGGGCCTGGTGTGGATTGACCTCGATGAAACCGGCTTCGGTCAGCGCCAGCACATGCTTGCGGGCGACACTGCGCGAGGCAAAGCCGAACGCCTCGCTGATCTCGGCGAGGCTGGGAGACTGGCCTTGATCGGCGATGCGTTCGCGGATGAAGGTCAGGATGGCGGTGCGGCGGGGAGTGAGAGTCGTCATGGAGTACATTTGTACTCCTGTCGGTTTTTTCTGACAAGCGCCGTCAGTCAGCTCACAGCCATGCACATCCCTGTGGGAGCGGGCTTGCTCGCGAAAGCGGTGTGCCAGTCAAAGAAAGTGTTAAATGCGCCCGCGTCTTCGCGAACAAGCCCGCTCCCACAGTCAATGTCCAAGCCCTGCTAGGTAAGCCCATGGATAAATCCCGCGCCCATGGCCATCGCTGAAGACCAACTGGACCCCATACCCCTGGGCATTGACCTCCACCACCCGAACCCGTGGATCGACCTGCACCGCCAGCCCTTGCAAGCGAAACGCCCGGCACTGGGAACAAGGACACTGGCGGCGCAGTTCAGTGTGGTCCAGGCGTTGTTCGCGGCCATCGGGCCAGTTCAACCTCAACTGGCCTTTGTCAGGGCTGTTGCCCATCGCCAGCGGGCTCATTGCACTTGCGCCAGGGCGATGCGCACGGCCTTGCGGACTTCAGGGTCGCCATCGTCCTGGGCAGCCTGCAATGCCGGGATCGCTGCGGGGTCGTTCAACTCGCCCAAGGCCAGGGCGGCTTCCTTGCGCAGGTTGCTGATGCGATGGCCCAGGGTCTCGATCAACCCCGACAACGCCGGGGCGTAGCGCAAGCGGCCGAGGCTACGGGTGGCGCGCAGGCGCACTTGCCAATAATCATCCCCCAGGGCCTCGACCAGCGCCGGGCCCGCATCGGCGTGGCCGACCTTGCCCAAGGTGGTGGCGGCTTCTTCGCGCACCGCCCAGGCAGGGTCCCGCAGTGCCTGGCGCAAGGCCGGCAAGACGTGTGCATCAGAGCCCAGGCCGAGGGCACCGGTGGCCGCCCGGCGCACCTCGGTGTCCGGGTCGGCGCTGGCCAACCGCGCCAGCGCCGGCAACGCGTCGAGGTGCTTGAGCCAGCCGAGCACGCCAACTGCCTCACGGCGGACGCTGGCATCGGTGTCGGCCAGGGCAATGAGCGCGACCGGTGCCGCGTCGGCCAGGCGCAATTCGCGCAAGGCCCTGAACGCGGCGACGCGCACGCTGACGGTCTCATGGGCGGCCCAGGGCAGGATCACCCTCCCCGCCGCCTCGCTCTTGAGCAGGCTCAGACTCTGGGCGGCGGCGCCCTGCACCGTCGGGGACGGATCGGTGAGGGCCTGGCACAACGCGGCGACCACCGGCGCGTCTTCCCAGGCTTCGAGCAGTCGCGCGGCCTCGGCGCGGACCTCGGCACTGGCATCGTGGGCCAGGCGATCCACCAGCCACAGCAGACCTTCGGGTTCCTCGAGGTCGGCCAGTTCAATCAGGGCGATGCGGCGCACACCAGGGTCCTCGTCCACCAGGCGCGGTTGCAGGGCGAGGATGTCATCGTTGTCGGTGTCTTCAAATAAAGAGGTCATAAGGCAAATCGCGGCAAGGAGGTTTCAAGGGGAAGCCCGAGGGGATTGAGGCGCGGCAAGGGCTGGCCGTCCTCATGGCGCAACAACTCGAGGCAGTGGCGCTTCAACAGGGAAAACTCGGGACGGGTGACCAGTTCGGTAGTGCGTGGCCGGGGAAAATCCAGGCGCAAGTCCTCGATGATCCGACCCGGGCGCGGGCTCATCACCAGCAGTCGATCGGCCAGGAACAGTGCCTCGTCGATGTCGTGGGTGACGAACACCACGGTGGTGCGGATGCGGGTCCAGATCTCCAGCAGCAACTGCTGCATGTTCAACCGGGTCAAGGCGTCCAGGGCACCGAAGGGTTCGTCCATCAACAGCAGTCGTGGCCGATTGACCAGCACCCGGGCGATCTCCACCCGCTGCTGCATGCCCCCGGACAGTTGGTCCGGCCAGTGCCCGGCGAATCCGTCCAGGCCCACCAGGGCGAGGATTTCATCCGCCGCCCGCTGCCGTTCGGCTTTGCCCAGGCCTCGCATCTTCAGGCCGAAGGCCACGTTGTCGCGCACGCTGCGCCACGGGAACAGCGTGTGCTGCTGGAACACCATCCCGCGCTGGGGCGATGGCCCGGCCACCGGCAAGCCGTCGACATGCAAGGTACCGGCGCGCGGTTGCAGGTGCCCGGCCAAGGCACCGAGCAAGGTGGATTTACCGCAACCGGACGGCCCCAGGACGCACACGAACTGGCCCGCCTCGATCTGGCAATCAAGGCCCTGGACGGCCTCGAACGCCTGGGCTCCCTGGCCCAGGACAATGGACAACTGACGGATATCGATCCGTCCCTCAGGCGTTTGCATCACACTCATCAGGCTTTACCTCGCGGTCGGTGCCAAGGCGTCAACAGCCCGCCCAGGCGCTTGATCAACACACTGCTGCCCATGCCCAGCACACCGATCAACAGCATGCCGACGACAATGTCGGCGTAGTTCTGCACGGTGTAGGAGGACCAGGTGTAGTAACCGATGCCGTACTGGCCGGCGATCATTTCCGCCGTCACCAGGCAGAACCAGGACGTGCCCATGCCGATGGCCAGCCCCGTGATGATGCTCGGCGCGGCGCCCGGCAGAATCACTTCCAACAGGATCGCGCAGCGCCCGGCCCCCAGGCTTTTCGCCGAGGCGATCAGCCGCCGGTCCACCGCCTCGACGCCGTGCACGGTGTTGAGCAGGATCGGGAACAGCGCCCCGGTGAAGGTGATGAACACCATCGACAGCTCCGAGGAGGGAAACATCAGGATCGCCAGGGGAATCCAGGCCACCGCCGGGATCGGCCGCAGGACTTCCAGCGGCGGCAACAGCAGGTCTTCGGCCCATTTCGAGCGACCAATGGCCAGGCCCAGGGCCACGCCGGTTAACACCGCCGCGCCATACCCGGCAAACACCCGGCCCAGGCTGGCGCCCAGGTGTCGGCCAAGGCTGCCCGACTCCCCCAGGCCGAGCGCAGCTTGGATCACCGCCAGCGGCGTCGGAACGTTGGCAAACGTCACCAGGCCCAGGTCCCAGTGATGAGTGGCGGCGAGCTGCCAGAACAACAGGCAGAGCACCAGGGAAGCGGCTCGCAGGAGCCAGCGAAAATAAGATCGGGACACAACTCTTCCTCTCAACCGAGATCCCTGTGGGAGCGGGCTTGCTCGCGAAAGCGGTGGTTCAGTCGACATCAATGTTGAATGTCAGACCGCATTCGCGAGCAAGCCCGCTCCCACAGTTCACTGAGTATTCTGACGATCAGCGCGCAGCAACCGACTGTGCCGTAGCTTCGGTAAAGTCCAGGACCTTGCCGCCCTGCTGCGCGGCAAACTGCTCGGCCTGGCCCTTGAGCAGGAACGCACTGAGTTGCCCCTGGGCATCGCGGGCAAACCACGCCTGCTCGGCCAGCAGCTTGATCCCGCTGTCGCTGGCCTGGGCATACACGGCACGGATGCCCTTGCCTTGCTGCTTGAGGTTCGCCAGCGCGGCGAAGGCCGACTGCGCCGAGGCGTAGTGGCGCACTTTCGGTTCGCCCCGCACCCAGATCTCGGCGACGCGGCTGAAGTCGCTGATCGCCTGGCCCGTCGCGGCGTCGGGCGTGGTCAGTGGCGTCTGGGCGTAGTTGGCCAGTTGCGCGGCGTAATCCAGGTTCGAGGCCTTGAAGGCGGCGCGGATGTACTGGTCATCGATGAAGGTATTGAGGTCCAGGCCACGATCGGCCTTCTTCAACAGCTTGAGGGTGTCGATGGCGGTGCCGACGGCTTGCCGGTATTCCGGCTTCCAGCTCAGGTCGCGGGTCTGTACGCCCAGCGGCCCATGGAACAGGTAATTGACCTCGGCATCCACGCCGGTGACCTGGGCGATCAATTCGCTGTACTTCTCAGGTTCCGCGGCCAGCAGTTGATTGGCCTCCAGGGACGCACGCAGGTAAGCGACCACGATTTCCGGGTAGCGCCGGGCATAGGCCTGGTCCACCAGCGCGCCATGGAACGTCGGCGCACCAGCCTGGGCGCCGTCGTAGATCTTGCGGGCGAACCCGCGGCTGGGGAACAGCTCGGCGAATGGCACGAAGTCGGCGTGGGCGTCGATCTTGCCCGCCTGCAACGCCGAGCCGGCCACTTCCGGCGGCTGGGCGATGATGTTCACGTCCTTGAGCGGGTCCCAGCCCTGGGCCGCCACGGCGCGCAGCAACATGCCGTGGGCGGTGGACGCAAACGGCACGGAGATCGTCTTGCCTTTGAGCTCGGCCAAGGCCTGCACGCCCGAGGCACTCGGCACGACGATGCCGTTGCCGCTGCCCCGGGTACTGCCCGACAACACGCTGATGAACAGGCTGTGCTTGCCGGCGGTCTCGAACGCCACGCCGTTGAACGCCCCCGGGAAATCAGCCATGGCGCCGAAGTCGAGTTTGCCGGCGACCATCTCGTTGGTCAGCGGCGCGCCACTGGTGAAGTTCTTCCACTGGATGTCGTACTTGGCGTCTTTGTAGGCGCCGTCATGGGGCAGGTACTTGTCCAGCAGGCCCAGTTCACGGATCAGCAACCCGCCGGCGACGCAGTTGATGGTGGTGTCCTGGGTGCCGATGGCGATGCGGATGGTTTCTGCCTGGGCAGACAGGGTCAATGAAGCCAGTACCAGACCGGCGAGTGCTGCACGCAACATGGGGGTTCCCCTCGAATCATTTATAGGAGGTTCGTCTCCGCCACGATCAGGGCGCGGTGGGAAACGAGGGGTGTTTTTGAATCAGGCGTCCGGGGGTGGCCGGATGGCTTCTTGGGTGTCAGGGCTGGCCTCATCGCGGGCAAGCCCGCTCCCACAGGTTTATGGGTGCACACAACAACCGCGACTAGACTTGATCCACTGTGGGAGCGAGCTTGCTCGCGATGGCATCCTCCCAGTCAACGCAGTAGGTACGGGATCTCGACTTTCACCGCGCCGGTCGGGCAGTCCTTTTCACACGGCATGCAGTACCAGCATTCATCGAACGCCATGTAGGCCTTCTGGGTGGCCGGGTTGATCGCCAGCAGGTCCATGGGGCAGACATCGACGCACACGGTGCAGCCTTTGTGGGCGATGCATTTGTCCTCGTCCACGGTGACGGGGGCATTGGAGCGGAAGAAGATTTCCTGGGGTTGATAGGCCATGGGCGTTCTCTCTGGGTGGAAGGTTCACGCCGCGCTGGCGTCGACCCGCAGCCGGTCGTAGGCCTGCAGCTCTTGGGCATCGAGGGCGATGATGTAAGGCTCGACCGCTTTCTTGAAGGAGGTCATCGCGCCGTCGTCGCCTTTCTTCAGGTGGCAATGGCAGAACCAGTCGCTGTCGTTGCGCTGCGGGTGATCGACCCGATAGTGGTACAGGCCCCAGCGGCTTTCGGCGCGAAACAGCGAGGCGCGAGCGGCCATCTCGGCGCAGTCGCGGATCACGCTGACCTCCATGGCGCGCATCAATTCATGGGCGTCGTGGGCCTTGATCTGGTCCAGGTCGCGCTGGATATCGCTGAAGCGTTGCAGGCCGATCTCCATCTTGCGGGTGACCTTGGGCGGTTGCAGGTAATCGTTGACGAAGCGCCGCAGCTTGTATTCCACCTGGGCCGGCGGCAAACCGTGAGCGCGCGTCAGGGGTGCGTAGACGCGGGCCTTTTCCCGTTCGACCTGGCCGGCATCCGGCGTCGAGAAATCCTTCCCGGCCACGAAGTCCGCGGCGTTATGGCCGGCAAACCAGCCGTAGGTGAACGCCCCGAGCATGTAATTGTGCGGCACCGCCGCCATGTCGCCCGCCGCGTACAGGCCCTTGACCGAGGTTTCGGCCCGCTCGTTGACCCACACGCCCGAGGCCGAATGGCCGCTGCAAAAGCCGATTTCGGAGATGTGCATTTCCACCATCTGCGTGCGGTAGTCGGTGCCGCGATTGGCATGGAACTGCCCGCGACTGGGCCGCTCGTTGCTGTGCAGGATTTCCTCGATGTTCTGGATGGTTTCCTCGGCCAGGTGATCGAGCTTGAGGAAAACCGGGCCATTGCCGCCCTCGAGTTCCTGGTGGAACTCCCACATCATCTGCCCGCTCCAGTAGTCGCACTCGATGAAGCGCTCGCCCTTGTTGTTGGCGGTGTAGCCACCCAGTGGCCCGGTGACATAGGCGCAGGCCGGGCCGTTGTAGTCCTTGATCAACGGGTTGATCTGGAAGCACTCCAGGTTCGCCAGCTCGGCCCCGGCGTGGTACGCCATGGCGTAGCCATCCCCGGCGTTGGTGGGGTTTTCATAGGTGCCCATCAGGTAACCGGAGGACGGCAATCCCAGGCGCCCCGCCGCGCCGCAGCAGAGGATGACCGCCTTGGCCTTGATCACATGGAAGTCGGCGGTGCGGCAATCGAACCCCATGACGCCGTTCACCGCGCCCTCTTCATCCGTCAGCAAGCGAGTGCAGACCAGCCGATTGGTGATGCTCACCCGCGCACGTTTCAACTGGCGGTAGAGCACTTTCTTGATGTCGTGCCCTTCGGGCATCGGCAATACATAAGCGCCCATGTGGTGGACCTTCTTCACCGCGTAGTCACCGGTTTCGTCCTTCTCGAACTTCACGCCCCAACGGTCCAGTTGCTCGATGGTTTCGAAGCTGTGCGTCGCATAGGCGTACACCGCCGCCTGGTTGACGATGCCGTCGTTGGCGATGGTGATTTCCTTGGTGTACTGCTCGGGTGTCGAGTGCCCGGGGATGATCGCGTTGTTCAACCCGTCCATGCCCATGCTGATGGCGCCGCTGCGCTTGACGTTGGCCTTGTCCACCAACAACACGCGCAAGTCACGGTTGCGCTCCTTGGCCTTGATCGCCGCCATGGGCCCGGCCGTGCCGCCGCCGATCACGACGATGTCGTATTCCTGTTCCAGGGTGCTTCCAGTCACAGCGCTGTGGGTCATGCTTGCGTCCCTTTTTGCCGGTCGATCCGCAGGCGGTACTGGAAAGCATCGCCGCGGTAATAGAGGTATTCGAAGTCCAGCGGCTGGCCGCTGGCGTCATGGGTCAGGCGTTCGATGCGCATGATCGGCGAGCCCGGCTCGACCTCCAGTGCCTGGGTCAACTCGGTGTCGGCCAGCACCGCGTCGATGGCCAGGTCGGCATGGCCGAGGGTCAGGCCGCAGTCGTTTTCCAGGATCAGGAAGATGTCGCGGGTGACCAGGTCGGCCTTTTCCAGACGTTCGCCGAGGGCCTTGGGCAGGTAGGTGATCTCCAGGGAAACGGGCTCGCGGTTGATCAACCGTACCCGCTTGACCTGCGCCACCGTGTCACCTTCGGCAAGGCCCAGGCGCTCGGCCACGCGTTTGTCCGCGGCAACGAAGCGTAAGCTGTGCAGCCGGTTGATCACCTCGAAGCCGCGCCCGGTCATGGACTCGGCCAGGCCCTGGAGGGTGCTGACGTTCTGGAAGGTCTTGGGCTTGGCGACGAAGGTGCCTTTGCCATGGATCTTGAAAATCAGCCCTTCCTTTTGCAGATCACCCAAGGCCTGGCGCACGGTGATGCGACTGACGCGAAACAGCGCGCCGAGTTCGCTTTCCGAGGGCATCTGGCTGCCCTGGGGGTATTCGCCGTCGAGAATCCGCGCGCGCAGCACGTCCCGCAGTTGGGTGTGCAGCGGCACGCTGTCGAGGGAAAGAACGTTGTTGGACATGGACCCCATCACTTGTCATAACGAGTTATGACGTGATCTTAGGGAAACCGCCCGTGGCTTGAGAAATACCGTTTGGACATAACCTTAGAGCCGCGCCTCGGCGCCCTCGCTACGAAACGCGCTGGGACTCATGCCGGTCCAGCGCCGAAACGCCCGACGAAAACTGCGCACATCGCTGTAGCCCACCTCTTCGGTAATACGCTCGATGGACAGGTCGGGGTTCGCCAGCAGGTTCAGGGTCCGACCGCGCCGGACCTGTTCGAGCAAGGCCTCGAAGGTCAGGCTGTGCTCCGTCAGGCGCCGGCGCAGGGTCCGGCTGCTCATGTTGAGGTCGCTGGCGATTTTCTCGATGTGGCTGCCCCGGGTCAGGTCCCGGGCAATCGCCCGTTCCACGGCCTGGATCAAGTCGATCTTCTGGTGAACCTGGGCGGCCTCCTGCTCCAGCAGGGCCAAGGCCTGGCGCAAGGCCAGCGGATGATGATTGGGCAGGCGCATGTCCAGCCAGCGAACGTTGATCAACATGCGATTGTGCCGGCAACCGAAGCGCACCTCCGGCCCCAATATG contains:
- a CDS encoding nitrate ABC transporter substrate-binding protein encodes the protein MLRAALAGLVLASLTLSAQAETIRIAIGTQDTTINCVAGGLLIRELGLLDKYLPHDGAYKDAKYDIQWKNFTSGAPLTNEMVAGKLDFGAMADFPGAFNGVAFETAGKHSLFISVLSGSTRGSGNGIVVPSASGVQALAELKGKTISVPFASTAHGMLLRAVAAQGWDPLKDVNIIAQPPEVAGSALQAGKIDAHADFVPFAELFPSRGFARKIYDGAQAGAPTFHGALVDQAYARRYPEIVVAYLRASLEANQLLAAEPEKYSELIAQVTGVDAEVNYLFHGPLGVQTRDLSWKPEYRQAVGTAIDTLKLLKKADRGLDLNTFIDDQYIRAAFKASNLDYAAQLANYAQTPLTTPDAATGQAISDFSRVAEIWVRGEPKVRHYASAQSAFAALANLKQQGKGIRAVYAQASDSGIKLLAEQAWFARDAQGQLSAFLLKGQAEQFAAQQGGKVLDFTEATAQSVAAR
- a CDS encoding ABC transporter permease, with protein sequence MSRSYFRWLLRAASLVLCLLFWQLAATHHWDLGLVTFANVPTPLAVIQAALGLGESGSLGRHLGASLGRVFAGYGAAVLTGVALGLAIGRSKWAEDLLLPPLEVLRPIPAVAWIPLAILMFPSSELSMVFITFTGALFPILLNTVHGVEAVDRRLIASAKSLGAGRCAILLEVILPGAAPSIITGLAIGMGTSWFCLVTAEMIAGQYGIGYYTWSSYTVQNYADIVVGMLLIGVLGMGSSVLIKRLGGLLTPWHRPRGKA
- a CDS encoding oxidoreductase, translated to MTGSTLEQEYDIVVIGGGTAGPMAAIKAKERNRDLRVLLVDKANVKRSGAISMGMDGLNNAIIPGHSTPEQYTKEITIANDGIVNQAAVYAYATHSFETIEQLDRWGVKFEKDETGDYAVKKVHHMGAYVLPMPEGHDIKKVLYRQLKRARVSITNRLVCTRLLTDEEGAVNGVMGFDCRTADFHVIKAKAVILCCGAAGRLGLPSSGYLMGTYENPTNAGDGYAMAYHAGAELANLECFQINPLIKDYNGPACAYVTGPLGGYTANNKGERFIECDYWSGQMMWEFHQELEGGNGPVFLKLDHLAEETIQNIEEILHSNERPSRGQFHANRGTDYRTQMVEMHISEIGFCSGHSASGVWVNERAETSVKGLYAAGDMAAVPHNYMLGAFTYGWFAGHNAADFVAGKDFSTPDAGQVEREKARVYAPLTRAHGLPPAQVEYKLRRFVNDYLQPPKVTRKMEIGLQRFSDIQRDLDQIKAHDAHELMRAMEVSVIRDCAEMAARASLFRAESRWGLYHYRVDHPQRNDSDWFCHCHLKKGDDGAMTSFKKAVEPYIIALDAQELQAYDRLRVDASAA
- a CDS encoding 4Fe-4S ferredoxin: MAYQPQEIFFRSNAPVTVDEDKCIAHKGCTVCVDVCPMDLLAINPATQKAYMAFDECWYCMPCEKDCPTGAVKVEIPYLLR
- a CDS encoding LexA family transcriptional regulator; this encodes MYSMTTLTPRRTAILTFIRERIADQGQSPSLAEISEAFGFASRSVARKHVLALTEAGFIEVNPHQARGIRLLNQPPRPELLDVPVLGRVAAGLPIGADADVHSRLMLDPAMFTKAPDYLLRVQGDSMIGDGILDGDLVGVQRTPQAANGQIVVARLDGEVTIKRFERIGERVRLLPRNPAYQPIIVEADQDLAIEGVFCGLLRQG
- a CDS encoding sulfonate ABC transporter ATP-binding protein; its protein translation is MSVMQTPEGRIDIRQLSIVLGQGAQAFEAVQGLDCQIEAGQFVCVLGPSGCGKSTLLGALAGHLQPRAGTLHVDGLPVAGPSPQRGMVFQQHTLFPWRSVRDNVAFGLKMRGLGKAERQRAADEILALVGLDGFAGHWPDQLSGGMQQRVEIARVLVNRPRLLLMDEPFGALDALTRLNMQQLLLEIWTRIRTTVVFVTHDIDEALFLADRLLVMSPRPGRIIEDLRLDFPRPRTTELVTRPEFSLLKRHCLELLRHEDGQPLPRLNPLGLPLETSLPRFAL
- a CDS encoding GntR family transcriptional regulator, with the protein product MSNNVLSLDSVPLHTQLRDVLRARILDGEYPQGSQMPSESELGALFRVSRITVRQALGDLQKEGLIFKIHGKGTFVAKPKTFQNVSTLQGLAESMTGRGFEVINRLHSLRFVAADKRVAERLGLAEGDTVAQVKRVRLINREPVSLEITYLPKALGERLEKADLVTRDIFLILENDCGLTLGHADLAIDAVLADTELTQALEVEPGSPIMRIERLTHDASGQPLDFEYLYYRGDAFQYRLRIDRQKGTQA
- a CDS encoding PBS lyase; translated protein: MTSLFEDTDNDDILALQPRLVDEDPGVRRIALIELADLEEPEGLLWLVDRLAHDASAEVRAEAARLLEAWEDAPVVAALCQALTDPSPTVQGAAAQSLSLLKSEAAGRVILPWAAHETVSVRVAAFRALRELRLADAAPVALIALADTDASVRREAVGVLGWLKHLDALPALARLASADPDTEVRRAATGALGLGSDAHVLPALRQALRDPAWAVREEAATTLGKVGHADAGPALVEALGDDYWQVRLRATRSLGRLRYAPALSGLIETLGHRISNLRKEAALALGELNDPAAIPALQAAQDDGDPEVRKAVRIALAQVQ